The nucleotide sequence CACAATGAGATTCACAAGAGCAGTCACCACAAACTCTAAGTAAAGCTCCGGTTCTTCCTACCCCTGTTTGCACTTCATCAGCTATAAACAATACACCATGCTTTTGGCAAATTTCCTTAGCAGCTTTTATGTATCCTTCATCAGGCACAAAAACCCCTGCTTCTCCTTGAATAGGTTCCACCAAAAACCCGGCTACATTCTCGCCTTGAACAGCTCTTTCTAGTTCCTCCAAATCATTGTAAGGAATCCGTGTGAACCCAGGAGTGAAAGGGCCAAAGTTTTTGTTTGCAACTGGATCATTAGAAAATGAAACAATTGTAGTTGTTCTGCCATGGAAATTGTTATCACAAACAATTATTTGAGCTTTATTTTCAGCGATACCTTTTTTCTCATAGGCCCATTTTCTGCACAACTTGATCGCTGTTTCTACAGCTTCTGCTCCTGTATTCATAGGGAGTACCTTATCAAAACCGAAATACTCAGTTATGAACTTTTCATAAGGTCCTAGTGCATCATTATAAAATGCTCTGGATGTCAGCGTAAGAGTTTCAGCTTGCTTAGCCATTGCGCCAACTATTGCTGGGTGGCAATGCCCCTGATTTACGGCAGAATATGCAGAAAGAAAATCATAGTATTGCTTACCTTCAACATCCCAAACATGAACTCCATTACCTTTTGCAAGCACTACTGGAAGAGGATGGTAATTATGTGCACCATGCTTATCTTCCAATTTCATCAATTCCTCACTTGTCAGTGTCTTGTTTTCTGTCATATATTTTACCGTTTGTATCTTCACCACAAGATTAACAATTTAACTGCGTAGGCACAATTTGAAAGAGGAAAAGGAATCAGCGGATTATTACTTTAATGAGGCAGGCTTAATGGTTTTTACGAAGGAATTCCACCTGAAACGAGGCTATTGTTGTGGAAATGCTTGTCTACATTGTCCATATAGTCATGAAAATGTTAAACAATAGTTTGCATATTGAATTCAAATCCCGATATTTGCACTCCATTTTTGAAAACGGGATAGAAAGATGTCAAAAGTTTGCGATATAACTGGTAAAAGGCCACAGGTAGGAAACAACGTTTCTCACGCTAATAATAAAACGAAAAGAAGGTTCAATCCGAATCTTCAGAAGAAGCGATTCTACATCCCTGAAGAGGATAAGTGGATCACACTGAAAGTGTCTACTTCTGCAATTAGAACAATCAATAAGAATGGTATCACTGCGGTGCTAAAGAAAGCAAGAGCAAACGGGATGGTGATCAATTAATATTGATTTAAAAGAAATTCAAACCCTGACGATATCGTCAGGGTTTTTTTTGCTCTTTTTTAACCTAATTCCCATCCATATAATCATTATGCCGATATTGGATTGCTATGATTGTAGTCGGTTATATCCTGACTATATTTATTGTTCCAAAATTTGAATAACATGATGAAGAAGTTTTTTTCCTTGATTTTAGTTTTTCTCTCAATAGGATCATTTGCACAAAATGAACCCGATGATTTTTTAACTAGTACATTCCATAAAGAGCGAAGAACATTGGCTCGAGAGAAAATGCCTACAAATTCTGTTGCCGTGTTTTTTGCTAATCCAGTAAGAAATCGAGCCAATGATGTTGACTTCATTTATCATCAGGATCCAAATTTCTATTATTTATCAGGTTACAAAGAGCCGCATGCTGTTTTAATGATTTTTAAAGATGAGCAAGAAGGTCCTGAGGGTAACTTCAATGAAATAATATTCATTCAACCGAGAAATGCAATGGCTGAGATGTGGACTGGCAGAAGGATGGGGATAGCTGGGGTAAAAGAAAAATTAGAATTTAATCAGGCATTCAATAATACTGATTTTGATGACTATAATATTGATTTTTCAACATTTGATAAAGTTCTTTTTTATGATTTTTTCGATGATGTAAGGGATACGCAAACAGAAGGAGATCTATATGACCTGATCGCTTCTTTCAAACAAAAGGCTGGTTATCCTACCGAAGGTGATTTAACTATTGAGTCAGCGGCGAATAATCTTGATATGGAAACATTGGATCAAATTATGAAAGATTTGAGGGGTATCAAGACGGAAGCTGAAATTGACTTATTGCGTAAAGCTGTAGACATCTCATGTATTGGTCAGGCGGAGGTAATGAAAGCGATGCGACCAGGGATGAGTGAGAGAGAGGTTCAAGGCATTCATGAATTTGTATTTAAAAAGTATCAAGCAGAATATGAAGGCTATCCTTCCATTGTAGGGGAAGGAAATAACGGTTGTATTCTTCATTACATAGAAAACTACAAGCCTGAAATAAACAGTGATAAGATGATTTTAATGGACCTGGGTGCAGAATATCATGGATACACTGCTGATGTGACCAGAACTATTCCGGTCGATGGAAAATTCTCTAAAGAAGAGAAAGCAATTTACGATTTGGTATATAAAGCCCAAGATGAGGCGATTAAAGCAGCTAAGCCAGGCGTGAATGTTAGAAGGGATTTGGACGCTGGAATCGCGAGAAAGATTATTAACGAGGGCTTGGTAGAACTTGGAATAATTGAAAGTGTAGATGAGCGTCACCTTTACTATCCGCATGGGCTTGGGCATCATATCGGTCTTGACGTACACGATAAAGGAAATTATGAGTTTCTGGAGGCTGGAATGGCCATCACAATTGAGCCAGGAATATACATTCCAGAAGGCGCTAAATGCGATGAAAAATGGTGGGGTATAGCAGTAAGAATTGAAGATTGCATACTTATCACAGAAGATGGGAATGAGCTTCTTTCAGATTTGGCTCCTAGAAAAAGTGATGAAATCGAAAAGTTGATGAAGCAATCAAGTCCTTTAGATTCTTTTGTTCTTCCAGACTTAGAAAAAGGTAAATAATTTGTAAGAGAGGAGTGAGTAAATTTTAGCAGAACTAACATTTTTAAAATCAACTAATTCAACTACATTTGCACTCCTTTTTGGAAAAGACAAAATAAAATGGCGAAGAAAGGTAATAGAGTTCAAGTAATACTGGAATGTACGGAGCATAAGCAAAGTGGCCTTGCGGGTACTAGTAGATACATTACAACAAAGAATAGAAAAAATACTCCAGATCGAATTGAGTTGAAGAAATACAATTCGATCATGAGAAAGTATACTTTACACAAAGAAATTAAGTAACCATGGCAAAGAAAGTAGTAGCAACTCTTAAGCAACCCGGTGGAGCGAAGTACGCTAAAGTGATCAAAGCGATCAAAGGAGATAACGGATCTTACACTTACCGAGAAGAAATGGTTCTTGAAGGTGATGTAAAAGACACTTTAGCGAAGTAAAAAATTAAATCCTAAAAGAAGGGAAGGCCGCTCCGACAAACATGTCAGGGTGGCTTTTTTTGTATTTACCACCTCTTAATCCAGACCAATAATGGGACTAAAAAGTTTTTTCTCCAAAGACAAAAAAGAGTCGCTCGATAAAGGGCTTGAAAAGTCAAAACAAAACTTTTTTACTAAACTCAATAAAGCAGTAGTTGGAAAATCCACTGTTGATGCTGATGTTCTGGACGAATTGGAAGAAATACTCATTACGTCTGATGTAGGTGTTGAAACTACGGTGAAAATTATTGATCGAATTGAAGATCGTGTGGCCAAGGATAAATACTTAAATGCATCGGAGTTGAATCAAATTCTTAGGGAGGAGATTGCTTCTTTGCTTTCGGAAAACAATACTAAAGATCTTGTCGATTTTGATCTGCCTAGCGTAGACGGACCCTATGTCATTTTAGTAGTGGGTGTAAATGGAGTGGGTAAAACTACAACAATAGGTAAGCTTGCTGCTCAGTTTAAGTCTTTGGGTAAGAATGTGATTTTGGGAGCAGCAGACACATTTAGGGCAGCAGCAGTAGATCAGCTTATTATGTGGGGAGAAAAAGTCGGAGTACCCGTAGTTTCCAAAGGAATGAATACGGATCCCGCAGCTGTAGCGTTTGAAGCAGCAAAGAGAGGTAAGGAGGAAAATGCCGATGTTGTCATTATTGATACTGCTGGGAGATTACATACAAAAGTGAATTTGATGAATGAGCTTTCTAAGATTAAAAATGTAGTTCAAAAATTCATTCCAGAGGCACCTCATGATGTGATGCTTGTGCTTGATGGAAGTACAGGACAAAATGCCTTTATTCAGGCAAAAGAATTTACGAAGGCTACAGAAGTTTCATCATTGGCTGTTACCAAGCTTGATGGTACGGCAAAGGGTGGAGTAGTTATTGGCATATCAGATCAATTTAAAATCCCAGTAAAATACATAGGCGTTGGAGAGAAGGTAGAAGACCTACAGGTATTCAATAAGACTGAATTTGTTGATTCCTTTTTCAAGAATTAGCGGTTACTTTGAACACAATGAAAAAGCCAGCCTTCTTTTTCACATTTGTTTTACTCTCTATTTCTGTTTTTTCTCAGAATCAATCAATAGCAGATAGTCTCTATACCGTTATTCAGAAAATAGATGAAGACGATACATCACGTCTTCGATTACTTGTTTGGATCACGCAAAATGAAAATGTGCCTGAGAAAAGAAGAGAAATAGCAGAAGAGCTACTAAAGTCTGCTGAAGAGGTTAATAATAAAAAATATATGCATCATGCATATATCCAAATTGGTCAGGTGCATCGTATTCAAGGAAATTTTGATTCTGCAATTGAGGACTTGATGAAGGCTCGGCAATATTCCGAAGAAGCGAATTATCACCGAGGCATTATAGCTTCTACTACGGCTCTGGCTGATGCATATTCACTGTTAGGCAATTACGATGCTGCAATTGAGTACTACAGAAAAAGTATTCTAGAGATGAATGAAGCAGACAGCTCACTATTGGCAGTGACCCTTCTCAACTTAGGTGATACGTATTATATGACAAAGCAATTTGATTCGGCACTCTACCATTTTGAGAGCTCCAAATTAATTTATGAACAGATAGGAAATAGTCCATCTGGAATAGCTTATAATCTTGGTAACATAGGACTAGTACAAGCTGAATTAGGTAAAATGCAAGAGGCAGAATCTAACATAGCGCTTTCTATTGAAGCTCTGGAAGAGCTCGGAGATCACTATGGAAGTTGTATTTTCCTAGGCTACATGTCAGATATTTATCTAAATAATGGCTATAAGGATGAGGCAAGAACCTTTGCGGATTCATGTATGCGAATTGGAACACGATTCGGATTGAAAACAGAGATACGAGATAACCTTCTTAGACTTTCGAACATTGCGGAACAACAAAACGATTATGTATCAGCATATAGATATCATAAAAGATATTTGAATTTAAAGGATAGTATATCAAATGACGAAGTTTTTTCAAGAATCAAAGGCCTAGAGAGTGCTTATGAACTATCTCAAAAACAGGCTGAAGTAGATCTTCTCAAAGCGCAAAGAAAGAATCAACAGTCAGTAATTGTGACAGCCACGGTTGTGGTTTTTGCATTTGCTATTCTTGTCATCGTGATTTTTGTCTATTACAGATCGAAAATCAAAATCAATCGGGTCCTTAAAAGACAAACAGTTTCGCTGGAGAGACTCAACGAGACAAAAGATAAATTTTTCTCAATTATTTCGCATGACTTAAGAGGACCTGTGAGCTCATTATTTGGTGTCAGTCAATTGATCCGACATTTTGTGAAAGCGAAGAACACTGACCAACTGCTAGATATGGCCGATCACATGGAAACATCTGTTGAACGTCTCTCAAACCTACTAGATAACTTGCTTAATTGGGCCCTACAACAACAAGGTCATTTTCCGAATGTCCCGGAGAAAGTGAATGTAACAGAAATGATAGATGAGATCTTGGAAATGTTCTCAAATATGGCTTCAGGTAAGCTTCTTGAAATGACATCCTCTATTTCTCAACCAATTTATTTGTGGGTAGATCGCAATAGTGTTCATACTATATTTAGAAATCTCATCAATAATTCGATCAAGTTTACAGACAAAGAAGGTTATGTGGAAGTAAGCGCTTCAATGGATAAAGCGAGTGCAATTATTTCTATAAAAGATAATGGTGTTGGAATACCAAGTGATAAACTTGCAAGCCTTTTTAAGCTCAACGAGAAAAGTTCAACATACGGCACTGCTGGTGAAAAAGGACTTGGATTAGGCCTCCAACTTGTTCAGGAGTTTGTTGAAATGAATAATGGTAGAATGGAGGTGGAGAGTAATGGAGAAAAAGGAACAGTTTTTAGTTTAACGCTTCCTCTATTTGAAAACCAAACTATTGAAGTAGATTCAAAAGTCCACGTCTAATTCAGCTTTCACTCACTTAAAACCCTATCTATTGCGGATTTAAGTTTTTCACTACTGAAATCTACCTTTCTTAGATACTTATCTATTTTTAAGATCTTCTCTTTTGTCGGTTGATTTACATGTGCTGAGATCATTACGATTTTTGGTTTCTTATCGAGTGTATCTAATGTTTCAAAACCATCTAGGTATGGCATTTCCAGATCAATCAACAAGAGGTCTGGTTTATGCTTCACCACTTGCATTATTCCATCAACGGGGTTTTCAAAAGCTCCTAGAAGCTCCATTTCATCATATTCTTCAAAATATGATTTGATCAATTGGAGAAAAAGAGTGTCATCATCAATGGCAATACAGGTGATCATCTTAGCTGGTTAAATATGAAGACGAATGTAAGAATGATTTTCTCAATCAACAACCGGAGATCCTCCAACAATCTGCTTGGATTGCACTTCTTTCAATGATTCTGGAGTCATACGGAAAGAAAAATTAGCAAAATCCCTGCTGACCTTTACTTCAGAACAAATTCCGTTTGTATAGGTATAGATATTCTCTCCATCTGGTGATTCCATTTCATACTGATGCTCACCTATTTTCGTAAATGCAAGGTAGTCACCAAATTGAGGTGAAAAGACATGTTGTCCATTCTGAGGCTCTTCAAAATAGACAGTGGCTACTGAATATTCAATGATTTCATGGATGTTTGATCGGGATCCGTTTAAATCCAGCGTATATTTTTCTCCATCGAACCAAATGGTTGATTTTTTCTGTGTAGACCCATTCAACATATTGTGAGTGTATTCCTTAATTAGTTTTCCGTATTTATACTCACTTGTAGATTCATAGTCTATTGTAAAGGAGAATAAAACTTTAAAGATGACTTTACTGTCGATTTCATAATAGACACGATTTTCAGATAAAGATCGCTTCACTGTCATGTCTCCAAGTTTCTTACTTCCCTTGACTACATCATAGTGCAATGTCTGGCCTGTAGCATATTGGCAAATAATCAAAAGAAATAATATGGTAATGGAACTTCTCAATGCGTTGAAATCATTAGCTTAATGACAGGAAAAAAATCAATTGGTTTCAACATCCAAGATAAATTAAAAACATTCAACCTATGCGCTTAAAAAAAGTTAGTTTCAAAAATTCAGATGGACAAGAACTTTCCGGCAGACTCGATTTCCCCTTAATTGGCAGTCCCAAAGCTTACGTATTGTTTGCGCACTGTTTTACGTGTTCGAAAAACCTTAAATCGGTTGATCATGTAAGTCAGGCTTTTACGCAACAAGGAATGGCGATTCTCCGATTTGATTTTACTGGATTAGGACAGAGTAAAGGAGACTTTGCAGACACCAATTTCTCTTCAAACATCTCTGACCTAAAGGATGCTTATCATTTTTTGGAGGAAAACTATGAGGCGCCCCAAATCATGGTTGGCCACTCTCTTGGTGGGGCGGCAGTATTACATGTCTCAGGTGAATTAGAAAATGTGAAGGCCGTAGCTACTATTGGTGCCCCGTCTACTCCCGATCATGTTGCTCATCTTTTGGATAGCGGTCGAAAGGAGCTAGAGGAAAAAGGAGAAGCGACTGTGAATATTGGAGGTCGATCATTCAAAATGAAAAAACAATTTTTAGACGATATTGAAGGAGACCGAGGGGGGGCAATAAAAAACCTGGGGAAATCGCTGCTTATCATTCACTCCCCGCAAGACAGTATAGTAGGTATCGAGAATGCGCAAGAAATCTACATTGAAGCGCAGCATCCCAAAAGTTTTGTTTCGCTAGATGGAGGTGATCATTTGATGACAAAAGAAGCAGATGCAAAATATGCGGGTATGATGATAGCCAATTGGGCGGATAGATACTTAGATAAAAACATCTCCGAAGAAGCTCCAGAAGGAGAAGTGTTGATTCGCTTAGGCGAAAAAGGATATACAACAGAAGTGATTGCGGGAAAACATCTAATGGTTGCGGATGAACCACCAAGTGTAGGAGGAGATGACAATGGCCCAACTCCGTACGGTTATTTGTTGGCAGGCCTAGGGGCGTGTACCGCGATGACTTTGAGGATGTATGCGGATTTTAAGAAAATTGATTTAAAAGAAGTGGAAGTGAAACTTACTCATGACAAGATCCACAAAGTAGACGGTGAAAACAGCGAGAGCAGTACAGGAAAGATTGATCAGATTACTCGAAAAATAAAAGTGACTGGCGATTTAACAGACGAACAACACAAAAGGCTTATTGAGATCGCAGATAGATGCCCAGTACACAAAACACTTGAAGGAAAGCCGGAAATCATCACAGAAGAGAGTTTTGAATAAATTTTATGGAATGTTAAACGTAGATGCATCTAAATGATAAAATTAGCATTATGAAAAATTTATTAGTCGCATTTTTATTTATTGTGAGCCTTGGAACGATGGCCCAGACAAAAGATAAGGTTCGCTCGATCGAAGTAAAAGGAAGCAGTGAAATTGAAATTACACCGGATGAAATCTTCTTAAGAATTACATTGAAAGAATATAAAAAGGGAGGTAATAAGATTGATTTAAACAAATTAGAATCCGAATTGGTAAGATCAGTTAAAAAGTTAGGTGTCCCAGAGCAGAACTTACGTGTTGAAAATATTAACGGATATAACTGGAATTGGAGAAAGAAAAAGGCGGACGATTTTTTAGGAAGCAAGAGCTTTATCTTGCAAGTAAGTGATCTAAAAAAGATGAACAACTTGGTTGACATGCTGGATTCGGAAGGATTGAATAATGTGAATGTTCAATCTTATTCTCATAGTGACATTGAGGAGTATAGAAAAAAAGTAAAGGTTGGAGCTATGAAAGCAGCAAAAGAAAAAGCAACCTACTTACTTGAAAGTGTTGATGCTGAATTGGGCAGTCTTCTTGAAGTACAAGAAATTGACTATGGCTATCAAGCCCCCATGATGAGCATGAGATCTAATATGGCTTTGGCAGAATCAGATGTTTCTGGATACCAATCTGAAGTGGAGTTCATGAAGATAAAAGTGAGAGCAGAGATTCGGGTAGTTTTTGAGATAAAGTGATTAAATACTATTGAGGCTATTTAACTAGCTACCAACTAAAAATCCGTATCTTGAAGTTCACCCTGAATTATTCGTCATGAAAAAACTGATCACACTTTTAATGCTATTCCCACTCTTTTCCAACGCACAGTGGACAGCCGCTTCACGTATGTCTTCTGGAAAAGGTGAAACAATTGTCACAAATTTTATAAGAGGATATGTAGAGTTGAACAGTGGAACTCGTAAAGAAGGGGAGATCCAACTAAAGGTTTTGAATGGGGATACAGTAGAAATTCGAATAAAGCCAAATGGTGGGAAAAAGGAAAAATATGCGAGAGATCAAGTGGCGAAATTCTACGGAATAATCCTCCTGAAGGATGTGAAGAATGATTTTAAGAAGCCGTTCAAAAACTTCCATTCGGGGAAGGTTTTTCTGGAAAATGGTGAGGAAAAATCCGGAAAAATAGCAATGAGAGTAAGGGAGGCTGCTGAGCATGACGGGACTAAAATTTATGGACCCGTAGGAGTAAAATATGCGAATGAGAATGATGAAGTTACTATTCATATGGCTGCCAATAGTCAGATTGTATATGTCATTCAAACCATCAATGGAACTGATAATCATTACATCAAAGTAGGAAGACAGTTTGTTTCTGTTGGCAATCCGACTGGGAGATTCAGCTATTTCAAGAATCCTAAGCCAACCCATGTACGAGAAGGGACTACAAACTTCACTAAGACAGCAATCCAAGAAGTGGGTGAGGAGGTAGCAGAAGAAGCGGCTGAAGCTGCCGCAAGGAGAAGTCTAAAAGAAAGCCAAAAAAGAGGTGACGATTTTGGGGAATCTATTGGTAACGCAACAGTGGCCGCCATGAACACTGCTAAAGAAGTGAATGAGTTATTCACTCCAGATGAGGATGGAGCCATCTATTTTGAGGAGTATTACATTGTTGACAATACAAATTTGACTCGAAGTATTGTATACAAAAAAAATGTAGATGAAGTGCTTTATTCCTTGCTGGAAGGATGTGGTGTTGATGATCAGATTCCAGATGTCACTAATGGCATCAAAGAACTCACAGAAGTTATGGTTTTCTTGGAGGAGAGTATTTGCGATCAATGATTATGGATTCTCTTGATTTACGTCACAGAGAAATGAGATGACTATGCTCGGGCAATTGGAGAATTACAATAAACTTGCGTTTTTGATAATTTCGTCAAAAATCCGTTTGACTTGTGAGTCTCCATATCCATAGATGGGTGCCCTTTTATTAAACTCTTGAAAGATCACTCCAAAATCTCTGGTAGACTTCTCTTTCATTATGTCGAGGACTAATTGCTCCGGTTGGCCCAGTTTGTCCTCACTCGGAATTCTGTCAAAATGAGCTTCAATAGCTTTCATCACAAAGGGAAAATCGGCATGCATTTGTACTCCCAATTTTAGAAGTCTTTCAATGTCATTACCTCTATAGGCAAACCATAGAATTGCAAATTGATTGACGTTGATTTTAGTTAAAGTTCTCCTTTCATTAAAGGTGGGTATTAGTTCTCCTTTGTCCAATCCTCCAAATCCATACCTCAATGAATTTTTAGGTATCACGAGGGATACTTGAATATTTTTTAGGTAGAGTAAACTGCATACAAACCATAAATTGACCTGACAGAATAGGTCTTCTTCAAACCAAAGGTTTACGTCACCATTTTCTAGACCTGCAATTTTCTGAAATTCAGGTGATACATGCTTATGGTAATCACTATGAGCGTAAGTCTGATCAATAAAGCCTGCCCTTAGCTTGAGCAGCTCTTCCAGTTCTTTAGCTTGAACAGGCCCCTCTACTAAACATTCTCTGGCAATAATGATTTCTCCTGGAAGGTGATCCACAGGAAACTGCTCTTTGAGCGCATCACCATTGAGAATGTGGTAGGTTTTCAAGATTATTAGTTTTGAGTTTCCAGCTCTTCCGTATTTATTTCTGATTCGTTTTCCTCTTTCTTAAAATATCTTTTTTGGAAGATGATAATAAAGCAAATAGCTGTAAAAATTGATGCATCTGCAATATTAAAGACAGGCCACAGAGCCATGTAGTCTCCTCCTAGTAATGGCAACCAACTTGGTAAATAGCCTTCCCAGATATCAATGTAGAACATGTCAATTACTTGCCCATGAAACCAAGGTGTTGGTGCATCAAATGGTGCATTATCAAACCAAATTCCATAAAAAATCGAGTCAATGAGGTTGCCAATAGCACCGCCAAGAATCAAAGCAATACAAATGATCAGTCCAGCATTCATCTGCTTTTTGATCAGACTGTAGAGGTAGTAACCAATAGCGAACATAGCACCGATTCTGAACACAGTAAGGACAAGTTTGCCATATTCAAAATTCAGTTTCATACCAAACGCCATACCGGGATTGGTGAGATAATGTAGTTTAAACCAACTACCGAAAATCATAATTTGACCCTTAGTGCCCATGTCCATATTATAGTACACGACCATTTTTACGATCTGATCCACCAAAATAACTAAGAAGCTTATGAGGAAATATTTCAGTATCTGGTTTTTCATTTAATTAGCTACTTCTATTTGAACATTTATTTCAATCCCGTCAATATCGAATTTTTCAGCTCCATTCACTTCTGTTGCTTGAAGAGCAACAGCTTGCGTCTCAGTTTTGATATACTCTGAAAAATCCACGAGAGCAGTTTTTAGTAGGTCATCCGAAGTGTGATAGCTTATGGCAATTTTATCCTGAACCTCAAGCCCTTTATCTTTTCTTAGATTCTGAATTCTATTCACAACATCT is from Marinobacter alexandrii and encodes:
- the rocD gene encoding ornithine--oxo-acid transaminase, coding for MTENKTLTSEELMKLEDKHGAHNYHPLPVVLAKGNGVHVWDVEGKQYYDFLSAYSAVNQGHCHPAIVGAMAKQAETLTLTSRAFYNDALGPYEKFITEYFGFDKVLPMNTGAEAVETAIKLCRKWAYEKKGIAENKAQIIVCDNNFHGRTTTIVSFSNDPVANKNFGPFTPGFTRIPYNDLEELERAVQGENVAGFLVEPIQGEAGVFVPDEGYIKAAKEICQKHGVLFIADEVQTGVGRTGALLRVCGDCSCESHCEKQSTYTEPDILILGKALSGGAYPVSAVLANDAIMEVIKPGQHGSTFGGNPVAGAVGIAALNVIRDEKLTQNARKLGNIFRDRMNAMIAKTDLVNLVRGKGLLNAIIINDSEDSSTAWDICVQLKENGLLAKPTHGNIIRFAPPLVMTEEQLHECCDIIEKTILNWK
- the rpmB gene encoding 50S ribosomal protein L28, whose protein sequence is MSKVCDITGKRPQVGNNVSHANNKTKRRFNPNLQKKRFYIPEEDKWITLKVSTSAIRTINKNGITAVLKKARANGMVIN
- a CDS encoding aminopeptidase P N-terminal domain-containing protein, whose amino-acid sequence is MMKKFFSLILVFLSIGSFAQNEPDDFLTSTFHKERRTLAREKMPTNSVAVFFANPVRNRANDVDFIYHQDPNFYYLSGYKEPHAVLMIFKDEQEGPEGNFNEIIFIQPRNAMAEMWTGRRMGIAGVKEKLEFNQAFNNTDFDDYNIDFSTFDKVLFYDFFDDVRDTQTEGDLYDLIASFKQKAGYPTEGDLTIESAANNLDMETLDQIMKDLRGIKTEAEIDLLRKAVDISCIGQAEVMKAMRPGMSEREVQGIHEFVFKKYQAEYEGYPSIVGEGNNGCILHYIENYKPEINSDKMILMDLGAEYHGYTADVTRTIPVDGKFSKEEKAIYDLVYKAQDEAIKAAKPGVNVRRDLDAGIARKIINEGLVELGIIESVDERHLYYPHGLGHHIGLDVHDKGNYEFLEAGMAITIEPGIYIPEGAKCDEKWWGIAVRIEDCILITEDGNELLSDLAPRKSDEIEKLMKQSSPLDSFVLPDLEKGK
- the rpmG gene encoding 50S ribosomal protein L33 — protein: MAKKGNRVQVILECTEHKQSGLAGTSRYITTKNRKNTPDRIELKKYNSIMRKYTLHKEIK
- a CDS encoding DUF4295 family protein, whose amino-acid sequence is MAKKVVATLKQPGGAKYAKVIKAIKGDNGSYTYREEMVLEGDVKDTLAK
- the ftsY gene encoding signal recognition particle-docking protein FtsY, whose product is MGLKSFFSKDKKESLDKGLEKSKQNFFTKLNKAVVGKSTVDADVLDELEEILITSDVGVETTVKIIDRIEDRVAKDKYLNASELNQILREEIASLLSENNTKDLVDFDLPSVDGPYVILVVGVNGVGKTTTIGKLAAQFKSLGKNVILGAADTFRAAAVDQLIMWGEKVGVPVVSKGMNTDPAAVAFEAAKRGKEENADVVIIDTAGRLHTKVNLMNELSKIKNVVQKFIPEAPHDVMLVLDGSTGQNAFIQAKEFTKATEVSSLAVTKLDGTAKGGVVIGISDQFKIPVKYIGVGEKVEDLQVFNKTEFVDSFFKN
- a CDS encoding tetratricopeptide repeat-containing sensor histidine kinase, which codes for MKKPAFFFTFVLLSISVFSQNQSIADSLYTVIQKIDEDDTSRLRLLVWITQNENVPEKRREIAEELLKSAEEVNNKKYMHHAYIQIGQVHRIQGNFDSAIEDLMKARQYSEEANYHRGIIASTTALADAYSLLGNYDAAIEYYRKSILEMNEADSSLLAVTLLNLGDTYYMTKQFDSALYHFESSKLIYEQIGNSPSGIAYNLGNIGLVQAELGKMQEAESNIALSIEALEELGDHYGSCIFLGYMSDIYLNNGYKDEARTFADSCMRIGTRFGLKTEIRDNLLRLSNIAEQQNDYVSAYRYHKRYLNLKDSISNDEVFSRIKGLESAYELSQKQAEVDLLKAQRKNQQSVIVTATVVVFAFAILVIVIFVYYRSKIKINRVLKRQTVSLERLNETKDKFFSIISHDLRGPVSSLFGVSQLIRHFVKAKNTDQLLDMADHMETSVERLSNLLDNLLNWALQQQGHFPNVPEKVNVTEMIDEILEMFSNMASGKLLEMTSSISQPIYLWVDRNSVHTIFRNLINNSIKFTDKEGYVEVSASMDKASAIISIKDNGVGIPSDKLASLFKLNEKSSTYGTAGEKGLGLGLQLVQEFVEMNNGRMEVESNGEKGTVFSLTLPLFENQTIEVDSKVHV
- a CDS encoding response regulator transcription factor codes for the protein MITCIAIDDDTLFLQLIKSYFEEYDEMELLGAFENPVDGIMQVVKHKPDLLLIDLEMPYLDGFETLDTLDKKPKIVMISAHVNQPTKEKILKIDKYLRKVDFSSEKLKSAIDRVLSE
- a CDS encoding DUF6134 family protein; the encoded protein is MRSSITILFLLIICQYATGQTLHYDVVKGSKKLGDMTVKRSLSENRVYYEIDSKVIFKVLFSFTIDYESTSEYKYGKLIKEYTHNMLNGSTQKKSTIWFDGEKYTLDLNGSRSNIHEIIEYSVATVYFEEPQNGQHVFSPQFGDYLAFTKIGEHQYEMESPDGENIYTYTNGICSEVKVSRDFANFSFRMTPESLKEVQSKQIVGGSPVVD
- a CDS encoding alpha/beta fold hydrolase, giving the protein MRLKKVSFKNSDGQELSGRLDFPLIGSPKAYVLFAHCFTCSKNLKSVDHVSQAFTQQGMAILRFDFTGLGQSKGDFADTNFSSNISDLKDAYHFLEENYEAPQIMVGHSLGGAAVLHVSGELENVKAVATIGAPSTPDHVAHLLDSGRKELEEKGEATVNIGGRSFKMKKQFLDDIEGDRGGAIKNLGKSLLIIHSPQDSIVGIENAQEIYIEAQHPKSFVSLDGGDHLMTKEADAKYAGMMIANWADRYLDKNISEEAPEGEVLIRLGEKGYTTEVIAGKHLMVADEPPSVGGDDNGPTPYGYLLAGLGACTAMTLRMYADFKKIDLKEVEVKLTHDKIHKVDGENSESSTGKIDQITRKIKVTGDLTDEQHKRLIEIADRCPVHKTLEGKPEIITEESFE
- a CDS encoding SIMPL domain-containing protein — encoded protein: MKNLLVAFLFIVSLGTMAQTKDKVRSIEVKGSSEIEITPDEIFLRITLKEYKKGGNKIDLNKLESELVRSVKKLGVPEQNLRVENINGYNWNWRKKKADDFLGSKSFILQVSDLKKMNNLVDMLDSEGLNNVNVQSYSHSDIEEYRKKVKVGAMKAAKEKATYLLESVDAELGSLLEVQEIDYGYQAPMMSMRSNMALAESDVSGYQSEVEFMKIKVRAEIRVVFEIK